ttaacatgctaactgagctcttgtcagtgtgagtgtgtgtgtgtgtgtgtgtgtgtgtgtgtgtgtgtgtgtgtgtgtgtgtgtgtgtgtgtgtgtgtgtgtgtgtgtgtgtttgtgttaaaggTTTCGCTGAGTACTGTACGACCTGACCTTGAAGTGAATCTGCTGGGATGTTAACCTACAAGAAGTCCCGGGAAGATTGTGGGATTGTGTTAGCTCCCACCTGAATGGTCCACAGCAAACTATTAAAACTTCTGCATTTACAGAGGCGTTCACACTTGGTTTATCAGttaatcaaaacaacaacataaaacaaagtTTTGGGATGAAGCAGTACGTGTGTGAGGTTACTAAAGAGTACAACTGTATTTACTGAAAAATACTTACAGGAGATTCTGCACTGCAATACGAACAAGATTCAGCTCAACGTCTGCTTCAGCAGAAATTTTCTGGATGTGTCTAAATCCATCGATGTAGGGAAGAATCTGCAGTTAGCAGCAAATAGATAAGGGTTAGAGGCACGTAGTGCTTTTTGCATTACTGTGTAACTaaatgctgtaaacatgttaactcataaaagcaataaaacagtaTTGTACCAATAAAGGGCATCTTGTCTTGCACTAATGCCTTCTTGCAAATCATAAAACAAAGGATATAAAAACGTGCTTATATCACTTCCAGCACAGCTGATAAGTGTTTAAACACTGATCTTTCTTCCAAGCACTTCTTAGAGTGCTATCAAATACCTCTCAAGAGCCGCAGCCAGAGGTTGTTGACATTGAAAGCCTACCTGTTGAGTGGTGAGATCCCACTGAGACTTGATAAAATGGTCTTTGCACTGGGTAAAGACTGGCACGTCGTACTCCTGAACTATTGGGGGGTCTTTTCGCAGCTGAATCAGCTTTAGATGAATGGTGTTAGACTCATCTTAAAAAGGATACAACAAACAAGAGTaagagcagtttaaaaaaaacaaaacactgttgcTGCCAACCAACATGTGAATACTGCCTATGTGTAGCTGGTAAATTCTTAAATAAAATTTTTGACTCAGAAACATCAGCCTGCATTTCCCATCTCTGAATTTCTAAAAAGAGTAACAGTCAGAGCAAAGCCGCTTGCATAGTGGCACTGCTTTGTCTTGACTTTACCTAATCAATCCAAACaaccacataatttcacttTGGGCCATAACCCAGCCAGCATGTTGGTTGGCTGATAAGGGCTTATCAGAGATATTGGAAAACCTGTTGTTAGCGAACATAATGCATAACAAAGCTCTCCTCAGTGAAGAGTGTGCTCTCCTACTGCCTGGATGTCTGCCACGCAGGGGCAACTACTAAAACCAGGAAGGCTGTGCAGAGGGTAATTAATACTGCCCCAAACAtaactggctgctctctgccacTCCTGGAGATCCTCTTTCCTCAGGATATCCAGGGCCATCACAGGTGACCCCTCGTGTCCCGCCATCCCTGTTTGACCCGTTGCCCTCTGGTCGAAACCTCCAGTAAATCAGGCCCCACGCCTCCAGacaaacagtttcttcccctggGTCATTCGGAGTGTTGACAAACACTACCCCACCCCTACCCTCCCACCCACCAACCAACCAGAGTCATGGCCTGAGTAACCCTCATCAGCTTTTATCTTGCCCTGTATATATTTCTCCTgcttgttatttattcctgctgtcttactatttatattctattccggcacagttggtgtggaggACCCACAATTTAGTTGTACGTGTGCAATGAACATAATGGgccattctattctattctattctattctattctagatGCTTTAGTTCATTTAGAAATGCCGTAATCACATGATTTGTCTagtagagcagctgcagctCTATCGTTTATGATACTTTCAGTATGATCTGCAGCACAGTAACAGAGCACATGTCACATTATTACTAAGTACATGGATCATTAcaattttgggcttttaaagatttctctgagcttttctttttctagggTGGAATGAACATACAGCATGCATCCGTAATGtactttaaaaatgcatgttgtATTTACTCTAGTTATTGTCTAATATTAATATGTATTTGATGGAGtaccaaaaggttgattctgttcatctggatgtagccttttcaatgggagaaacgtttcgtcactcatctaagtgacttcttcagtctcagctgactgccggtttctccaaccttataaacagtacatttgcacaattactgaaaccagcccactgaatgaacaatgcgctgtgaggtcagttccttgatcattaatatgcaaattgtcatgaccattgatcaacaaccactgataaATGCCCATTGATCAAAGACCTGtggtcagctgagactgaagcaatcacttggatgagtgacgaaacgtttcttccattgaaaacgctacatccagatgagtagaatcaaccttttgggatttactgacctggatgattgagcatgcatcaagacatattTGATGGAGTAATTAACTTTACCCAGATAACAGCTTTAAGTCTCTGCAGCGTCTGTATGTACTGATTTTTAATTACACAACATCATATTTACGTTAACCTAGCTATAAAAGTAGACGGTAGGAGGACGAAGAACATTTGAACTTTGGACCTCCACAGCCTAAAACCCACAGACTGTACAGGATTCAGTTGTAAACGCTGtgtacattttgtatttactcaggtctttagtcttTGTCTACAGTTAAAATTTATTTGATGAtctaaaacatgtaaatgtgacaaatcAGGAAGGGAGCAATTACTTTTTTACAGTACTGCAGCTCAGTCTTTGTCTCATCTGTCCATAAAACCTTTCTCCAGAAAGCATTTGGCTTATCTGTGTGGGCAGCTGTCAACTATGGAGTAGGGGCTTCTTTCTTAGTTGGCACCTGTTTATGGCTGCTTTGAGCTTTGGTGGTTCCTGTTCTGTTCCTGAAAATCCTAACCAATTTCCTCTTATGTGATGGTGACAATCTTCCAGACTTCAGCAGTGTTGACACATCAGAATACATTGTacttacatgtagttgtttaaACAGATTATCTTGGAATCTGCAGTCAAACTTGCGGAAGGGAAATCTATAATTTCCCTTCCTACACCCATTGTTCTGAGTATTGGCAATCTAATGGGTGATGTCAAACAAGCATTTTTATGCTGGAAAAGAAAACGTACCAGAAAAATCATGTAAATCATGATCACTAACAAGAAGTTAGTCTCGGAGAGTTAAAAGACATTGTAGAAACTTCAGCACcacttattaaaagatttaagtgagTGTGTATATTTAAGTTATGTATATACTTCTGgccctgtgtggattagagaacaTCCAAAATAAGTTCTAACTTGTGTGCCAAATTCTTGtctttttaagtcattaaagatttaaaataattccaccctggaaaaaagaacagttcaatgAAACAGTacaaaattaccatgacattcatgcccatgatgaatgtgtgtaaacGTCTGACCACAGCTATATATTAAAAAGATATATTGCTCCTTGCCACAGATAAAACTTATAGCCAGTAAGATGCCAAATAATACCAATGGGTAGGGTGCAGGCTCCCGTGGCATTAAGATCCTCTAACAAAGTTGACATAATGGGTAAAAGCTTCTGTTTGCTCTCCTCTTTGGATATAAAGCCGCTCTCCAGCTGCAACACAACAAGACAGAAAATCTCTAAGGAATCATCCCGAAGAAAGCGATCACGTGAACATGTGAAAATGTGATACTCTTTACCTCCAGAGTTGTAAGGTATCCAGATAGCTTCTTAACAATAGGCTCGAGGCTGCAAGTATTGGTTCGGGCATCGCAAACAAGGCCGAGGTTAAACAGGAGGGCATTTCGGCTATATTTCTTATGTTCGATGCACACTGGGCAGCCAATTAACTTTTTTCCCATTGCAGtgctaagatttaaaaaaaaaaaagagattggTTGATTAAGTTAATACACTATTATTTAAATACTAAGGACTTCAAACAAGGCAGGGAGACAGACGAGCAGAATAAGACTACATACACTGttattaatttgttttgtaGCTCTGGCTTGGTGATAATATAAACCTGAACGGTGTCAAAGAGCTCCCGTGAGATGTACTCTTCTGGAACCTGTTAGGAGAGGACACAGTATGACAAACTATGCCCAATACGATACATGAGCTCAGAAGGATTATGCAGAGTACATGTCAATGCCAAATGACTATGAAGGATTAAAAACCTGCCTCGCACGTTTAAAACACACTCAGTCATGAACAAGCTCGCAATTGGGGCATTTATAAAGATAATCATAACGACAGTagctataaaataaataacataacataaaactACTTTACCAGACCATCTGCAGACTTACCTGATATGTTATCTTGGGACCCAGAGTAGGATGAAATTCGCTGAAAAATATACACTCTATCCGAGTGGGCATGCCCATCATAGATTTTATCCTCATGGAGAACTAATCCAGAGGTGTGTAAACCCTGCTGAGTCCTATTAACTTGCCCCAAATTGCGTTAACAAGGTATCTCCTGTGTGTCTACTGTGGATCTTCccagtttatttacagcagcaTGAGCTAGCATATAGCTTTAACGTTTAAAGACAACTTAGCGACGTCCTTAGGTACTTAAACGCAGGTCTAAAGTTAAGAGACGCCCTATAAAATCTGTTATTAATGTATTAAGCAGAGGTTATGGTCACCCAGGCATCAAACTATTCAATAACTCGACACATCAACGCATGCAAAAACCAGACAGGGAAGAACAACAATAATATCGCCTTCAGGGACACCCAGTAACTTAGCTTTAGAATAAAAATTGACGTCGCAAAAACTGTAAAGGCAACAATAAGACAGAGGAAGTCGTGGCGTATGTAGCAccaataatgttttaaaattaatataaaagTAACACGAACTCTGTTGTCGTATAAAAACGCTTTAAAGTATTGGGCCCTGAACAATTGCGCAACACTAAGGAAAATTTCCCTTTTAGACAATTTAAAGGTTTCGAATAATAGTATTTACCAAATgtaatattacttttattacTTGCTAATGACTTTTACATTTATAGATGCTATTTTACCATCTTACTTTACAGACTTAACGTATGTGACGGTGTAGCTTTATATGTTTTACAGTCCGTGAAGGCAACGTCGTTCAGTGGCGTCAGCGCTGCGCAGACTGCGCCGCAGTCGCTCTCTGTGCCGCGTGCAGGACACAGTAAGAGCCCTGCCAGTTAGCTTGTTGTTCCGACacagaaaaatgtttgaatttcaTACAGGACCGTAAAGTGTAGCATGCTGATCTAACAGACTACTGCCGCCATGCAGCGAGTTCAGCCCGAGAGCGCATAGACTCCGGAAACCCAATGAATAACGATGTAAAGACTTAATACTGTTAACCATGTGGAGAAGGTCGCTGAGTACAAGCTACTACAGATGTTTTGGGTGCAGGAGTAGTGGACCAAAGGTAACTGgtcaagttattttttttatttttttttcccggGAAGTCGACACGTTGCGTCCAAAGTgttgaacaaacaaaaacatgacagtGTCACGGCTTTAAAAACCAACAGTCCAAACCTGTTCCTGTTGCCTTCCTAACTGGAAATATTACTCACATTACAAACTGGCGCACCTGTAAGCACAGACCAGGTCAAATGAGTTTCTTGATCTGTTTATCAGTTGATTTCCATTGACGCAACTGGaccaaatctgttttctgttatcttctttttaacaaaataaagtggcaggcacacacagaggcagcagAGCTCAGACTGAGTCAAGCCTTCAGGAAAACATTCCTGCAGTTCTCGATAAAGCTTTACAAAAGCTCTCCTGCTTGTTGACAGGCGAACACACCTGTCCGTATTCCTCAGACTTATCAGTATCAAACCTTCCTGCTGCTTGGTGTCTGTTGGATTTGAAATTGTACTTGTTATTTATTGAAGCCGTTTGCACTTCTATATCccagtataattttttttttgcacaatcccagccttattttgtatttatttgtctttcttttgcttcattttttaaaatcgcTGTTGCATATAAAATTTTGCACTACTTCACATTATAAGGCCTTTATTATGGGCCCGTGGTACTTTCAAGCAATTTTATTGTAGGTTATAGTTCTTTATGCTGCTACTATCACATAGTAATTTCCCCTTTAGGATCAGTAAAGTATCTTTCGATCTATCATGGCACATAACTTATACCTGTACTAAATAAATACTATATAAGCTTGAATaactcaaataaataaacaaaatgattattGTCCATACACATACAGTAACTAATAATAACACTTCTCTCTTACTGGATTACATTAAACTAATGTAAGTTAACTTGACTTACAGATTCCCTCTTAACCCCTTGGTTATAGGGAGGAAGTGAAAATTATTTATGACTTGTCAGCTAGACACGTGTTATGAGTAATCGTGAGTGGTGTCTGAGGTTTGATCTAAAATAAATCGTGATGATTTCCAAAGTTGCTGGAAATTCCCCCGAGGAAATGCTTAATGGGAGTCTAACATCAGTGTTAAAAAACTGCAGTTGATACTTGGAAATTTTATTTGAACTTAAATGCGACAGGTGCCAGTTTGGCTCCCTGGTTGAGCTGGTGAACATGTGCCATATGGTTCAGAACTCAGCAGCCTGGGTTTGAGTTCAACCCTCAGCCCTTTACTGTGTGCCTTCCCTCGTCCTTTCTCCCTTCTTTCCTTTCTACTCCACACTGCTTCACTATCAAAATAAAGGCGATAATGCTcgctataaaaataaatcctaAATGTCATGCTTTTAGGTACTTTGGAAGTCCCAAGCTGTCCGTACATG
This DNA window, taken from Astatotilapia calliptera chromosome 5, fAstCal1.2, whole genome shotgun sequence, encodes the following:
- the nprl2 gene encoding GATOR1 complex protein NPRL2 isoform X1, producing MRIKSMMGMPTRIECIFFSEFHPTLGPKITYQVPEEYISRELFDTVQVYIITKPELQNKLITVTAMGKKLIGCPVCIEHKKYSRNALLFNLGLVCDARTNTCSLEPIVKKLSGYLTTLELESGFISKEESKQKLLPIMSTLLEDLNATGACTLPIDESNTIHLKLIQLRKDPPIVQEYDVPVFTQCKDHFIKSQWDLTTQQILPYIDGFRHIQKISAEADVELNLVRIAVQNLLYYGVVTLVSIFQYSNVYCTTPKVQSLIDDKSIQEECLNYVTKQGQKRASLRDVFQLYCGLSPGTTVRDLCSRYSQQLQRVDERRLIQFGLMKCLIRRLQKYPVKVIRDERSRPPRLYTGCHSYDEICCKTGITYQELDERLENDPNIVVCWK
- the nprl2 gene encoding GATOR1 complex protein NPRL2 isoform X2, whose amino-acid sequence is MGKKLIGCPVCIEHKKYSRNALLFNLGLVCDARTNTCSLEPIVKKLSGYLTTLELESGFISKEESKQKLLPIMSTLLEDLNATGACTLPIDESNTIHLKLIQLRKDPPIVQEYDVPVFTQCKDHFIKSQWDLTTQQILPYIDGFRHIQKISAEADVELNLVRIAVQNLLYYGVVTLVSIFQYSNVYCTTPKVQSLIDDKSIQEECLNYVTKQGQKRASLRDVFQLYCGLSPGTTVRDLCSRYSQQLQRVDERRLIQFGLMKCLIRRLQKYPVKVIRDERSRPPRLYTGCHSYDEICCKTGITYQELDERLENDPNIVVCWK